One genomic window of Aquisalimonas sp. 2447 includes the following:
- a CDS encoding methyl-accepting chemotaxis protein gives MTALGMRVTAAVVLTLALALLAWWQTFLAVPAVLAAATAGWWLGARGQGSAARWSVADTGGQRELEQELRGFLGDMDESLNAEFGYVRDDLAQIRSLVTDAVQQLNGSFVGVNEKTREQADLASRVMEFSRDEAGDDQLGIQSFVKETESILSDYVEMVVEMSRHSVDAAHSMDDIVAQMNTVNSLLDDIRGIAKQTDLLALNASIEAARAGEAGRGFAVVAEQVRALAEQANSFNDQIGQQVGSARAVIDQARASVSEMASQDMNDSLNAKNRITSMMQGLEKLDQEVEAGLARISTLTGDIDTHVQDAVRALQFEDISTQLLDNSARGVDGLDSYLSGIRSVVKEVSGADSRGDLATRLSEARAGLEVQRQRRQEERQSLRSVSQSDMDAGDVELF, from the coding sequence ATGACTGCCCTGGGCATGCGCGTCACCGCGGCGGTGGTGCTGACCTTGGCTCTGGCTCTGCTGGCCTGGTGGCAGACCTTCCTGGCAGTGCCGGCGGTGCTTGCCGCGGCCACCGCGGGCTGGTGGCTGGGTGCCCGTGGTCAGGGCAGCGCTGCGCGCTGGAGCGTGGCAGACACCGGTGGCCAGCGTGAGCTGGAGCAGGAGCTGCGCGGCTTTCTCGGTGACATGGACGAAAGCCTCAACGCCGAGTTTGGCTACGTCCGCGATGACCTCGCCCAGATCCGCTCCCTGGTCACCGATGCGGTCCAGCAACTCAATGGCAGCTTCGTCGGTGTGAACGAGAAGACCCGGGAGCAGGCCGATCTGGCATCGCGGGTCATGGAATTCTCCCGGGATGAAGCCGGCGACGATCAGCTGGGTATCCAGTCCTTCGTCAAGGAAACGGAGTCCATCCTCTCCGATTACGTGGAGATGGTGGTGGAGATGAGCCGCCACAGCGTCGATGCTGCCCACAGCATGGACGACATCGTCGCGCAGATGAATACGGTCAACAGTCTGCTGGATGACATCCGCGGCATTGCCAAGCAGACCGACCTGCTGGCCCTCAATGCCAGTATCGAGGCGGCACGCGCCGGGGAGGCCGGCAGGGGCTTTGCGGTGGTGGCCGAGCAGGTGCGCGCCCTGGCGGAGCAGGCCAACAGTTTCAACGACCAGATCGGCCAGCAGGTGGGCAGCGCCCGCGCCGTCATTGACCAGGCGCGGGCGTCGGTGAGCGAGATGGCGTCCCAGGACATGAACGATTCCCTGAACGCCAAGAACCGGATCACGTCCATGATGCAGGGGCTGGAGAAACTCGACCAGGAAGTAGAGGCCGGCCTGGCACGCATCTCGACGCTCACCGGCGATATCGACACTCATGTGCAGGACGCCGTGCGGGCGCTGCAATTCGAGGACATTTCCACGCAACTACTGGATAATTCCGCCCGCGGCGTGGACGGCCTGGACAGCTACCTGTCGGGTATCCGGTCGGTGGTCAAGGAAGTCAGTGGCGCCGATTCCCGGGGGGATCTGGCGACGCGGCTGAGTGAGGCGCGCGCGGGGCTGGAGGTGCAGCGCCAGCGCCGGCAGGAAGAGCGCCAGTCGCTGCGCTCGGTGTCCCAGAGTGACATGGACGCCGGCGACGTTGAATTATTCTAG
- a CDS encoding response regulator, giving the protein MGKVLAVDDSATMRQMVATALKETGHQVSEAADGTEALRKAQGERFDLVITDVNMPNMDGLTLIKELRGLPGYRFTPILFLTTESRADMKQQAKASGATGWLVKPFKPDQLLATVGKVLR; this is encoded by the coding sequence ATGGGAAAAGTACTGGCGGTGGATGATTCGGCCACCATGCGGCAAATGGTGGCGACCGCTCTGAAGGAGACCGGGCATCAAGTCAGCGAAGCGGCCGACGGCACGGAAGCCCTGCGCAAGGCGCAGGGGGAGCGGTTCGATCTGGTGATCACCGATGTGAACATGCCGAACATGGACGGCCTGACGCTGATCAAGGAACTCCGTGGTCTTCCCGGTTACCGCTTCACGCCCATTCTGTTCCTGACCACGGAGTCCCGTGCGGACATGAAACAGCAGGCGAAGGCGTCGGGGGCCACCGGCTGGCTGGTGAAGCCGTTCAAGCCCGACCAGTTGCTGGCAACAGTGGGCAAGGTGCTGCGATGA
- a CDS encoding GAF domain-containing hybrid sensor histidine kinase/response regulator, with amino-acid sequence MTEPQKRHDDDARRLALQALGVMDTPAEPRFDRLTRLASRLCDAEYGAVTLLDGERQWCKSCFGIDFPEIPENESFCQFALDRPEILEVRDTSADPRFMNNPHVLGGARIRFYAGCPIHAPDGTTLGTLCVFSTRPGALTPDQREDLTELAVLAERELAMDDMSEALAAEHRRVEEFERRKREAELANRAKSQFLARMSHEIRTPMNGILGMLQLLEDSSLDGEQRRLLHVARTSGDLLLSLVNDILDLSRIEAGKITFQDQAFSLRTLLEHMEELMRPLASRKGLDFRVCADADVPDVLRGDPQRCHQILINLVNNAIKYTARGHVLVAVAVETPGPTETRLQFRIEDTGGGIPEADQGRIFEAFAQLEGGAGSESSGTGLGLSITRRLVESMGGGIALQSQVGQGSVFSVSLPYQLAEQALSVGQDEAVVDLPGPSPRQRVLVAEDDSVSRLVAVSFLERDGHEVIAVEDGRAALDALLSGAVDLALLDVQMPELSGLEVARQLRQEESRRGGCAIPLIAATAHMMEGDRDRFMEAGMDDFLGKPIQQVELRRALLRHGRGDGEPGERQAGDELVPETASLLQRLGGDATLARELIDTMLDGLQDRRGELRDAWMRGDTEALRRQAHTLKGMFANMGMERAAGQCAALERALNDANGLTQAQGPYLQAEGMLATLRPELEQLKRKLALDAE; translated from the coding sequence ATGACTGAACCGCAAAAGCGGCACGACGACGATGCCCGCCGGCTGGCGCTGCAGGCGCTGGGTGTCATGGATACGCCCGCGGAGCCAAGGTTCGACCGCCTCACGCGGCTGGCTTCACGCCTGTGCGACGCCGAGTACGGTGCCGTCACGCTGCTTGATGGCGAACGGCAGTGGTGCAAATCCTGTTTCGGAATCGACTTTCCCGAGATCCCCGAAAACGAATCCTTCTGTCAGTTCGCACTGGATCGCCCGGAAATCCTGGAAGTCCGGGATACGAGTGCAGATCCCCGGTTCATGAATAACCCCCACGTGTTGGGGGGAGCAAGGATCCGCTTCTACGCCGGGTGTCCCATTCATGCCCCCGATGGCACCACCCTTGGTACGCTTTGCGTTTTCAGTACCCGACCCGGTGCGTTGACGCCGGATCAGCGGGAGGATCTGACGGAACTCGCTGTTCTGGCGGAGCGCGAACTGGCCATGGACGACATGAGCGAAGCGCTTGCCGCGGAACACAGGCGCGTGGAGGAGTTCGAGCGGCGCAAGCGCGAAGCCGAGCTCGCTAACCGTGCCAAGAGCCAGTTCCTGGCGCGCATGAGCCACGAGATCCGCACGCCCATGAACGGTATTCTCGGCATGCTCCAGCTTCTGGAAGACTCATCGCTCGACGGCGAGCAACGGCGGTTGCTGCATGTAGCGCGCACCTCCGGTGATCTGTTGCTCAGCCTGGTCAACGACATCCTCGACCTCTCCCGAATCGAGGCGGGCAAGATCACCTTCCAGGATCAGGCGTTCAGCCTGCGTACCTTGCTTGAGCACATGGAGGAGCTCATGCGCCCCCTGGCCAGCAGGAAGGGGCTGGACTTCCGGGTGTGCGCCGATGCGGATGTCCCGGATGTCTTGCGCGGTGATCCACAGCGATGCCATCAGATCCTGATCAATCTGGTGAACAACGCCATCAAGTACACGGCGCGTGGGCATGTGCTGGTGGCGGTGGCGGTCGAGACGCCCGGCCCCACGGAGACACGCCTGCAATTCCGGATCGAGGACACCGGTGGTGGTATTCCCGAGGCGGATCAGGGACGCATTTTCGAGGCCTTTGCGCAATTGGAGGGCGGTGCCGGAAGCGAGAGTTCCGGCACCGGGCTGGGGCTCTCCATTACCCGGCGTCTGGTGGAGAGCATGGGTGGCGGCATTGCTTTGCAGAGCCAGGTCGGGCAGGGGAGCGTGTTCTCGGTGAGCCTGCCCTACCAGCTGGCCGAACAGGCGCTGAGCGTGGGCCAGGATGAGGCGGTGGTGGACCTTCCCGGGCCGTCCCCGCGCCAGCGCGTGCTGGTGGCCGAGGATGACTCCGTGAGCCGCCTGGTGGCGGTTTCGTTCCTGGAGCGCGACGGCCATGAGGTCATCGCCGTGGAGGACGGGCGCGCTGCCCTGGATGCCCTGCTCTCCGGCGCGGTTGATCTGGCCCTCCTCGACGTGCAGATGCCGGAATTGAGTGGCCTGGAGGTCGCGCGGCAGTTGCGTCAGGAGGAGTCGCGGCGCGGTGGATGTGCGATCCCGCTGATTGCGGCCACCGCGCACATGATGGAGGGCGACCGGGACCGGTTCATGGAGGCCGGCATGGATGATTTCCTCGGCAAGCCGATTCAGCAGGTGGAACTGCGGCGGGCTCTGCTGCGGCACGGTCGTGGTGACGGTGAGCCCGGCGAGCGGCAAGCGGGCGACGAGCTTGTGCCGGAGACGGCATCCCTGCTCCAGCGCCTCGGCGGCGACGCGACGCTGGCGCGGGAACTCATCGATACCATGCTGGACGGTCTCCAGGACCGGCGCGGGGAACTTCGCGATGCATGGATGCGCGGCGACACCGAGGCGCTGCGGCGCCAGGCGCATACCCTCAAGGGCATGTTCGCGAACATGGGCATGGAGCGGGCGGCCGGGCAATGCGCCGCTCTGGAGCGGGCGCTGAATGACGCCAATGGCCTGACGCAGGCGCAGGGGCCGTACCTGCAGGCCGAAGGCATGCTGGCGACGCTGCGGCCGGAGCTCGAGCAGCTGAAACGGAAGTTGGCCCTGGATGCTGAGTAA
- a CDS encoding SPOR domain-containing protein, producing the protein MAGGVDDSQVGGALRATFHYTDGERETRANLLLQHLQSAEQVVVLQGDPGSGRTHLLRRILARSDHGLRIYAVHSEAGLTLTDLLLGLLEHLQLPAPPSEAPDRIRAHAVERLTALASAGEHAVLALDDADLLGDDLLEALLSLRDDTRADGVPPLGLLLVGSPRVALRLTELAGLDHDRTPVTVALHGLDRAATRAFLAQAFKADGDVDGHLLGSLNIDVIAESSGGRPGAILEAARQQLAGERPAAPAARPSRSIPWPEGLLPSGSRRSIGLVSAATVVLVGTLLALTFIADDPSEDDPERIESTDITAAEEPAAAPESDDTAGPDTDAPDTGMPAEAEQPEMVDTPETYGFGDDDESRGDASADQTEAPPEADAEAPEEPVPETDTEPDLADTEDAPQAPAPGTTDEDTDDTAATDPDQESAPEPEPESELERTLAAGRDWRGGHDENMWTIQLVAAHDPETVRRWMERHADLAELYLLRTQRDGEDWYLVVTGADGDRDAARERRDGLPEELREGGAWIRQLQGIDDS; encoded by the coding sequence ATGGCCGGCGGCGTTGATGATTCACAAGTGGGCGGCGCGCTGCGTGCCACGTTCCACTACACCGATGGCGAGCGGGAAACCCGCGCCAACCTGCTTCTGCAGCACCTGCAGTCCGCTGAACAGGTGGTGGTGCTGCAGGGTGATCCCGGCAGCGGCCGCACGCACCTGCTGCGCAGAATCCTGGCCCGCAGCGACCATGGGTTGCGCATCTATGCCGTGCATTCGGAAGCGGGTCTCACGCTGACCGATTTGCTGCTGGGGCTGCTGGAGCATCTACAGCTGCCAGCCCCGCCCTCGGAGGCGCCGGACCGCATCCGCGCGCACGCCGTCGAGCGGTTAACCGCGCTCGCCAGCGCCGGTGAACATGCCGTGCTGGCACTGGACGACGCCGACCTTCTCGGCGATGACCTTCTCGAAGCACTGCTTTCACTGCGGGACGACACCCGGGCGGACGGCGTGCCGCCCCTGGGGCTGTTACTCGTGGGTTCGCCACGGGTCGCCCTGCGGCTTACCGAGCTCGCCGGGCTGGATCACGACCGCACTCCCGTGACCGTGGCTCTGCATGGCCTCGACCGGGCCGCGACCCGTGCGTTTCTGGCGCAGGCCTTCAAGGCGGACGGCGATGTCGACGGCCACTTGCTGGGGAGCCTGAATATCGATGTCATCGCGGAATCCAGCGGCGGTCGCCCGGGGGCCATTCTGGAGGCGGCCCGACAGCAGCTCGCGGGCGAGCGGCCCGCCGCGCCGGCGGCACGCCCGTCGCGGTCCATTCCCTGGCCCGAGGGTCTGCTGCCCAGCGGTTCCCGGCGCAGCATCGGGCTGGTGTCCGCAGCCACGGTGGTCCTGGTGGGCACGCTGTTGGCTTTGACTTTTATCGCCGACGACCCGTCAGAGGACGATCCGGAAAGGATCGAAAGCACCGACATCACCGCCGCCGAGGAACCTGCCGCAGCGCCGGAATCCGATGACACGGCCGGTCCCGACACGGATGCCCCCGACACCGGCATGCCGGCGGAAGCTGAACAACCGGAGATGGTGGACACCCCCGAGACCTATGGTTTCGGAGACGACGACGAGTCGCGTGGTGACGCTTCCGCTGACCAGACCGAGGCTCCCCCGGAAGCGGACGCGGAGGCTCCGGAGGAACCCGTTCCCGAGACAGACACCGAACCGGACCTGGCAGACACCGAGGACGCTCCGCAGGCACCTGCACCGGGCACGACTGACGAGGACACCGACGACACCGCCGCGACTGACCCGGACCAGGAAAGCGCGCCGGAGCCGGAGCCGGAATCGGAACTGGAGCGGACCCTGGCTGCAGGTCGTGACTGGCGCGGCGGGCACGACGAAAACATGTGGACCATCCAGCTGGTGGCAGCCCACGACCCGGAGACAGTCCGGCGCTGGATGGAACGTCACGCCGACCTCGCCGAGCTTTACCTGCTTCGAACGCAACGCGACGGCGAGGACTGGTACCTTGTGGTGACCGGCGCCGATGGTGACCGTGACGCGGCGCGGGAACGCCGGGACGGACTGCCGGAGGAGCTCCGGGAGGGTGGCGCCTGGATACGCCAGCTCCAGGGGATAGACGACTCCTGA
- a CDS encoding GGDEF domain-containing protein, with protein MAQHSDSLQQHPGEVGPVVPLGTEQQLPMEQVWQLVSRWMGSLELDALIQAFGESASQYFDCAGVTYQPPEGGEVLEHGELAEHQAQYRLTVKGDSLGTLTLHARRPFSSGDLAVAEQCIGLVVTPLRNALKYEAALREARTDPLTQVLNRSTMEQSLCRELGLARRHGEEFCMVSVDLDDFKTVNDAFGHAAGDEVLRDLATLLRRCARESDLIYRTGGDEFLIALSHTSLAGARLLAERLRRAVDRNVFRHNGEELPVYVSIGVTALTDGDTVDSLLERADEALYEAKRAGRNQVAFW; from the coding sequence ATGGCTCAGCACAGCGATTCTCTGCAACAGCACCCGGGTGAGGTCGGCCCCGTGGTGCCCCTGGGCACGGAGCAGCAGCTTCCCATGGAGCAGGTCTGGCAGTTGGTGTCCCGTTGGATGGGGAGTCTGGAACTGGATGCGCTGATCCAGGCGTTCGGCGAAAGCGCGAGTCAGTATTTTGACTGTGCCGGCGTCACCTACCAGCCGCCGGAGGGCGGTGAGGTGCTGGAGCACGGTGAACTGGCGGAACACCAGGCCCAGTATCGCCTCACCGTCAAGGGCGACTCCCTTGGGACCTTGACGCTCCACGCCCGGCGGCCATTCAGCTCCGGCGATCTTGCCGTGGCGGAGCAGTGTATCGGCCTGGTGGTTACTCCGCTACGCAATGCCCTCAAGTACGAGGCGGCACTGCGGGAGGCGCGGACGGACCCGCTGACCCAGGTGCTCAATCGCAGCACCATGGAGCAGAGCCTGTGCCGCGAGCTGGGCCTGGCCCGTCGCCATGGCGAGGAGTTCTGCATGGTTTCAGTGGACCTGGATGACTTCAAGACCGTCAACGATGCCTTCGGTCATGCGGCCGGTGATGAGGTGCTGAGGGATCTGGCAACGCTTCTGCGGCGCTGTGCCCGGGAAAGCGATCTCATCTATCGCACCGGTGGTGACGAGTTTCTCATCGCCCTCAGCCACACCAGCCTGGCCGGTGCCAGGTTGCTGGCGGAGCGCTTGCGCCGTGCAGTGGATCGCAACGTGTTCCGTCACAACGGCGAGGAGTTGCCGGTGTACGTGAGCATCGGCGTGACCGCGCTGACTGACGGGGATACCGTTGACAGTCTGCTCGAGCGCGCCGATGAAGCGCTGTACGAGGCCAAGCGCGCGGGGCGCAACCAGGTCGCTTTCTGGTGA
- a CDS encoding flagellar hook-length control protein FliK has translation MLPPPVAPQAALLRVAEPPAGAARALQPGQVLDAVARSVTRDGQVTLQLGNQALQARTDQPLQAGQPLQVQVVRQDSDTLMLRVLPTQRASESSEAMRGLLARQAPPNALAANAALATQEPSTVRQLPDQVQQALRQYFQALPEASQVSRSDGLRQAVADSGLHLERRLAAVATGAEPPTTIRGDQKGQLTALVNQVFKALDARPRTTGSGDQPLPPAAQGRTAPATPPPPPQLPSLATPGGMGEALTELARQADGALARTQLHQLALLAGDALPFFFELPVRDGRGMDLLQFRMDRDGEGDDQDGERTWRVMVSFNFERLGPMHAVIHLSTEAVATTWWAEHPATARFLERHMETLTERLQDAGLRVANMTCAQGRPPMADNAPGEYGREGFINEQA, from the coding sequence ATGCTGCCCCCTCCCGTTGCCCCACAGGCCGCGCTGCTCCGCGTGGCGGAGCCTCCGGCCGGCGCGGCCCGCGCGCTGCAGCCCGGCCAGGTGCTGGACGCCGTGGCGCGCTCCGTGACGCGGGACGGTCAGGTGACGCTGCAGCTCGGCAACCAGGCCCTGCAGGCACGCACCGACCAGCCCCTGCAGGCGGGCCAACCCTTGCAGGTCCAGGTGGTGCGTCAGGATTCTGACACCCTGATGCTGCGTGTGTTGCCCACCCAGCGCGCCAGCGAATCGTCGGAAGCCATGCGCGGACTGCTGGCCCGGCAGGCACCGCCCAATGCACTGGCCGCCAATGCCGCGCTGGCGACGCAGGAACCCTCCACGGTCCGGCAGTTGCCGGACCAGGTCCAACAGGCCCTGCGCCAGTATTTCCAGGCCCTGCCGGAGGCCTCCCAGGTCAGCCGCAGTGACGGGCTGCGCCAGGCCGTCGCCGATAGCGGCCTGCACCTGGAACGCCGCCTCGCCGCGGTGGCCACCGGCGCCGAGCCGCCCACCACGATCCGGGGTGATCAGAAGGGCCAGCTCACTGCGCTCGTCAACCAGGTGTTCAAGGCCCTGGACGCCCGGCCCCGGACCACGGGCAGCGGCGATCAGCCATTGCCGCCCGCCGCCCAGGGGCGCACCGCACCCGCCACGCCACCGCCTCCACCACAACTCCCCAGTCTGGCCACGCCCGGAGGCATGGGCGAGGCGCTGACGGAACTGGCCCGACAGGCCGACGGCGCCCTGGCCCGAACGCAACTGCATCAACTGGCCCTGCTCGCCGGCGACGCCCTGCCCTTCTTCTTCGAACTGCCGGTGCGTGACGGCCGCGGCATGGACCTGCTGCAGTTCCGCATGGACCGTGACGGCGAGGGCGACGACCAGGACGGCGAGCGGACCTGGCGGGTGATGGTGAGCTTCAACTTCGAACGTCTGGGGCCCATGCACGCGGTCATCCATCTCTCCACGGAGGCTGTTGCCACCACCTGGTGGGCGGAACACCCGGCAACCGCTCGTTTCCTGGAGCGGCACATGGAGACGCTGACGGAGCGCCTGCAGGACGCCGGACTGCGGGTGGCTAACATGACCTGCGCGCAGGGGCGCCCGCCCATGGCCGACAACGCGCCGGGGGAATACGGACGGGAGGGATTCATCAATGAGCAGGCCTGA
- a CDS encoding EscU/YscU/HrcU family type III secretion system export apparatus switch protein — protein MSRPDSTRHRLAVALEYDGDGAPTVSAKGADALAEAIVALAQDHDVPVHADETLAQLLSQLEVDEEIPERLYRVVAEVIAFAYLIKGRTPEDLR, from the coding sequence ATGAGCAGGCCTGACAGCACCCGCCACCGCCTGGCCGTGGCGCTGGAATACGATGGTGACGGCGCACCGACGGTTAGCGCCAAGGGGGCGGATGCCCTGGCCGAGGCCATCGTGGCGCTGGCACAGGATCACGACGTGCCCGTGCATGCCGATGAGACGCTGGCGCAACTGCTGTCACAGCTGGAGGTGGACGAGGAAATCCCGGAGCGGCTCTACCGGGTGGTTGCGGAGGTGATCGCCTTCGCGTACCTGATCAAGGGCAGGACGCCGGAGGATCTGCGCTGA
- a CDS encoding DUF2802 domain-containing protein produces MTLSLIVAVAALAVAVAAAVMALYQVRRAEARVAGLRDERRRLLETVEGLSSGAVAQGERIARVEQELQRLKERLSMLGSRESGNAAFDQAIRMARKGLPAEDIADACGLSKVEADLVVLIHQEGDER; encoded by the coding sequence ATGACGCTGAGCCTGATTGTTGCAGTGGCCGCGCTGGCAGTGGCCGTGGCCGCGGCGGTCATGGCCCTGTACCAGGTTCGTCGCGCTGAGGCCCGCGTCGCCGGGCTGCGGGACGAGCGCCGCCGCCTTCTCGAAACCGTCGAAGGCCTGTCCTCCGGCGCCGTTGCCCAGGGGGAGCGCATCGCCCGCGTGGAACAGGAGCTCCAGCGGCTCAAGGAGCGCCTGAGCATGCTGGGTTCCCGGGAAAGCGGCAATGCCGCCTTCGATCAGGCCATCCGCATGGCCCGCAAGGGCCTGCCCGCCGAAGATATCGCCGACGCCTGCGGCCTCAGCAAGGTGGAAGCCGACCTGGTGGTGCTGATTCACCAGGAGGGTGACGAAAGATGA
- a CDS encoding chemotaxis protein CheW: MAQQQADKEQRQEHQGALTQWVTFSLEQETYGIDVMRVQEVLPMSEIAPVPGAPPYVLGIINLRGNVVTVIDTRMRFGLPSRESDSASRIVVIETGDQVAGILVDSVAEVINVREDEVDTAPNVGNEESSKYIYGVVSRGEELLILVDVNKLLSREEWEEVSSL; this comes from the coding sequence ATGGCGCAGCAGCAGGCTGACAAGGAGCAACGGCAGGAGCACCAGGGCGCGTTGACGCAGTGGGTGACCTTCTCCCTGGAGCAGGAAACCTACGGTATCGACGTGATGCGGGTCCAGGAAGTCCTGCCCATGAGCGAAATCGCTCCCGTGCCGGGGGCGCCGCCCTATGTGCTGGGCATCATCAACCTGCGCGGCAACGTGGTCACGGTGATCGACACGCGCATGCGTTTCGGTCTGCCGTCGCGGGAGTCGGACAGTGCCAGCCGTATCGTGGTCATCGAAACCGGCGATCAGGTGGCCGGCATCCTTGTGGACAGCGTCGCCGAGGTGATCAACGTCCGTGAGGACGAGGTGGATACCGCGCCGAATGTAGGCAACGAGGAGTCGTCCAAGTATATTTACGGCGTTGTGAGCCGTGGCGAGGAGCTCCTCATCCTGGTGGACGTGAACAAGCTCCTGAGCCGTGAAGAATGGGAGGAGGTGTCATCCCTCTGA
- a CDS encoding chemotaxis protein CheW — protein sequence MTDRRNQPRHALAEQQEAIRDYLDALLQEIPDFDDASAQQVQAQPGETASQPAREELAPATGTAASEPVAEVQQQPHRPAPAETELEPEPVATDPHHADTELEAQELERGALQALFFDVGGLRLAVPLTELHSVVPWGDVDVTPMPCQPDWQLGLMRYRERHVRVVDTVTMVLPPDKRQTPEAQAEPQHILVVGDGTWGITCHGIGDVLRLGPDEVKWRRRGSARPWLAGTVIGHLSAVIDTGAFARMLQQGAGQK from the coding sequence ATGACTGATCGGCGCAACCAGCCACGACACGCACTGGCGGAACAGCAGGAAGCCATCCGGGACTACCTGGATGCGCTGCTGCAGGAGATTCCGGATTTCGACGATGCGTCTGCGCAGCAGGTTCAGGCGCAGCCCGGGGAGACCGCATCGCAGCCGGCCCGCGAGGAACTCGCGCCGGCGACCGGGACAGCGGCTTCGGAGCCGGTTGCCGAAGTGCAGCAGCAGCCGCACCGTCCGGCGCCGGCGGAAACGGAGCTGGAGCCGGAGCCCGTGGCAACGGACCCGCATCACGCGGACACCGAGCTGGAAGCGCAGGAGCTGGAGCGCGGTGCGTTGCAGGCGCTTTTCTTTGACGTGGGCGGCCTCAGGCTCGCAGTGCCACTGACGGAACTGCACAGCGTCGTGCCCTGGGGCGATGTGGATGTCACGCCCATGCCATGCCAGCCGGACTGGCAGCTCGGGCTGATGCGCTACCGCGAGCGTCACGTCCGCGTGGTGGACACGGTGACCATGGTGCTGCCGCCGGATAAGCGACAGACGCCGGAGGCACAGGCCGAGCCGCAGCACATCCTGGTGGTGGGCGATGGCACCTGGGGCATCACCTGCCACGGCATCGGCGATGTGCTCCGCCTGGGGCCGGACGAAGTGAAGTGGCGGCGACGCGGCAGCGCCCGGCCGTGGCTGGCGGGCACGGTCATCGGCCATCTCAGCGCCGTCATTGATACCGGCGCCTTTGCGCGCATGCTGCAGCAGGGTGCCGGGCAGAAATAA
- a CDS encoding ParA family protein, whose translation MRTWAISNQKGGVGKTTTAVSLAGLLSNRGQSVLLVDLDPHGSMTAHFGYDPDDISPSVYDLFHDSVDAGDIPMLLRDTGVNNISLLPASTALATLDRQLGSRHGKGLVVRNATRALSSRFDTVCIDCPPMLGVLMVNALAACDELLVPVQTEFLAIKGLERMLHTLEMIQRSRRQSLPYRVVPTMFDRRTRESVEALRELRERYGDAVWDGAIPVDTRFRDASRQGVPLTVSYPWSRGSQAYRKLLESLQEDESTAGEVAAHD comes from the coding sequence ATGCGGACATGGGCGATATCCAACCAGAAGGGCGGCGTCGGCAAGACCACCACCGCCGTCAGTCTCGCCGGGTTGCTGAGCAACCGTGGCCAGTCGGTGCTGCTGGTGGATCTCGATCCCCACGGGTCCATGACCGCCCACTTCGGCTACGACCCGGATGACATCTCGCCCAGTGTCTACGACCTCTTCCACGACTCCGTGGATGCCGGGGACATTCCCATGCTCCTGCGGGACACCGGGGTGAACAACATCAGTCTGCTGCCGGCGAGCACGGCCCTGGCGACACTGGATCGCCAGCTGGGCTCGCGCCACGGCAAAGGGTTGGTGGTTCGCAACGCCACACGCGCCCTGAGCAGCCGCTTCGATACCGTCTGCATTGATTGCCCGCCCATGCTGGGCGTGTTGATGGTCAATGCCCTGGCGGCCTGTGACGAACTGCTGGTGCCGGTGCAGACCGAGTTCCTGGCCATCAAGGGCCTGGAGCGGATGCTGCACACCCTGGAAATGATCCAGCGTTCACGGCGCCAGAGCCTGCCGTATCGCGTGGTGCCGACGATGTTCGACCGCCGCACCCGGGAGTCGGTGGAAGCGCTGCGGGAACTGCGGGAGCGCTACGGGGACGCCGTCTGGGACGGTGCCATCCCGGTGGATACCCGCTTCCGCGACGCCAGCCGCCAGGGCGTTCCCCTGACGGTGTCGTATCCCTGGTCCCGCGGCAGTCAGGCCTATCGCAAGCTGCTGGAGTCGCTGCAGGAGGATGAGTCCACGGCGGGGGAGGTCGCGGCCCATGACTGA